Below is a genomic region from Pectobacterium polaris.
TGCAGCAGCGCCGTGCCCACCAGCCACGGCATCAATGACGCATTTTCTACCGGATCCAGAACCACCAGCCGCCCCAGCCGAGTTCGTAATATGCCCAGCCCGAACCGAGCACGATACCCAACGTCAGGAATGACCACGCCGCCTGCGTCCACGGCCGCGACCAACGAGCCCACGCGCTGTCCAGTCGCTCAGCCAGCAGCGAGGCGACCGCAAACGCAAATGCCACGGAAAACCCGACATAGCCCATGTAGAGCAATGGAGGGTGGAAGATTAACCCGACATCCTGCAACAGCGGATTGAGATCGCGCCCGTCAATCGGGTAGTCCGGCAGCGTGCGCGTAAAGGGATTCGACGTCAGAATGATGAATAGCAAGAAGCCGACATTAATCATCCCCATGACGGCCAGCACACGGGCGACCGCATCCAGCGACATCCCACGACTGAATACTGCCACCGCGAAGGTCCAACCGCTCATCAGCAGCACCCAGAGCAGCAGCGATCCTTCATGTGCGCCCCACGCCGCCGCCACGCGATACCACACTGGCAGCGCGCGATTCGAGTTGTTGGCTACGTAGAGAACGGTGAAATCATTGATCACCAGCGCATGCACTAACACGAGGAAAGACGCCAAAATGCATGCAAACAGCGCCCAGGCAAGCGGACGCGCCAGCGCCATCAGACGCGTATCCTGACGCGATGCGCCCCACAGCGGATACACGCTGAGCAACAGCGCAACGCCCAGCGCCAGACAGAGCAGATAATTGCCCACTTCAGGCATCATAACCGTTTACCCTCTGTGGCCGCTGCTGGTGCATGACCGTTTTGTCCTTCCATCGCCGCTTTGATTTCCGGCGGCGTGTAGTTTTCATCATGTCGGGCAAGCACTTCTTTCGCCATAATATGGTCGTCGGTGTCCAGAATGCCTTGTGCCACCACCCCTTGCCCCTCGCGGAACAGATCCGGCAGCATCCCGTTATAGGTCACATCGACGGAACCCTGCGCATCATAAACGGTGAAGCGGACTTCCAGACTTTGGCTGTCGCGACGTACGCTGCCCGGCATCACCATGCCGCCGACGCGCAAACGCTGTCCAATCGCCGGTTTTTCCTGCGTTTCATTCTTGCCGTAAAGAATTTCACTGGGCGTATAAAAGAGATCGATATTTGAACTCAGCGCATAGAGCGTCAGCGCGATCGTCAACACCGCGCCACAGACGACGGCCAGAATGGCATAGAGGCGGGTTTTACGCGGAGCACTCATTGCGTCACCTCCCTCGTTTCCGACTGGCGAGCCGTATTCTTGCGCTGCTCACGCGCCTGCTGGCGGCGGATATCGCTCAGCAATGCGCGACGGTTCAAGAGGGTATGACTGACCAATGCGCTCAACGGTAGCAGCGTTAGCACCACGGCCAGCCAGACGTAAAAGGCATAGCCGCCCATCGCAAAGAAATCCTGCCAACTTGTGAAAGCGATGTTCATCGTGCTATCCCTCCTTTATTAAGCAGCGCAGCCACCCAGGGCGCACGGCGCTGCTGCACCAGTATCAAGTTACGTAACCGCATCAGTGACAACGTCACGAATAAACTCATAAACCCTAACATCATGATTCGCAGCGGGAGACGCATAGCGGGATCGATGGTTTTCTGCATTTTTGTCGATCCCTGATGCAGGGTATTCCACCACTCGACCGAGAAATGGATGATGGGTAAATTCACCACGCCCACCAGCACCAGAATGGCCGCAGCACGACCTGCAAGGCTGCGATCGTCAAACGCGTTGTAGAGCGCGATGATGCCCACATACAGAAACAGCAGAACGAGTTCCGACGTCAGACGCGCATCCCAGACCCACCAGGTTCCCCACATCGGTTTCCCCCAGGTGGCGCCCGTCGTGAGCGCAATAAAGGTAAACACCGCGCCAACGGGTGCCATCGCCGCCACGGCAAGCTCCGCCGTTTTTGACTGCCGAATTATCCCGACAAGCGCACATATCGCCATCACGGCATAGACGCCCATCGACCACACGGCCGCCGGCACGTGCACGTACATGATGCGATACCCTTGCCCTTGCTGATAATCCGCGGGCGCAAATCCAAATCCCAGCAGGCAACCGCCGATCAACAGCGCCGCGCTAAGCAGGGCAAACCAGGGGATAAGCCTGCCGCAAAGGCCATAAAGGCGATCCGGCTGCGTAAGCTGATAGTTCTTTTTCAACATAATCGTGTGCTCACTCTGCGTAAAACTCATCCCAGCGGGACGATGAAGGCGATCCTGAGATCGGAAAATTACTGAATGCTCACCCGCAACGCCGCCGCCGTGGCAAACGGGCTCAGGGTGGCGCTGCCCGCCAGAAAGGCACCGAGGATCGCCAGATACCCACCCACCGGCAGTTGCATCATGGCGGCCTCGACCGCCGCCGTTGCAAAAATCAACAGCGGTATGGTGAGCGGCAAGACCAGCAGGCTTAACAGCACACCGCTGCGGCGCAGCCCGACCGTTAATCCCGCGCCAATGGCCCCCAGAAAACTGAGCGTTGGCGTGCAGAGCAACAGCGTGAGCGCCATCACCTGCCAGCCGTGGCTGTCCAGCCCAAACAGAAGCGCCGCCAGCGGAGAAAGCAGTAACAACGGCAGCCCGCTGACCATCCAATGCACCACCACTTTCGCCAGCACCACTAACGGCAGCGGCAACGGCAACAGCGTCAGCTGTTCCAGTGAACCGTCCTGATAGTCATCGCGGAAAAGCCGATCCATCCCCAGCAGCGAAGCGAGCAACGCCGCCACCCACACCACACCGGGGGCCACACGCATCAATAGCTGCGGCTCTGGTCCAATAGCCAGAGGGAACAAAATGATGACGATCAGGAAGAACCACAGAGGGTTGAGGATTTCCGCGTTATTGCGCAACGCGACGCGCAGTTCTCGGGCAATCAGACGCCGCATGATGGGGTTCCCTCACTCGGCGTCAGCTGGATACAGCGAATGTCCTGAGCGAACGGACGCAGCGGCTGATGGGTGGTTAAAATGATGATGCCACCGCACGTAATATGGTGTTCCATACGCTGAGTCAGCATTTCGACGCCCGCCACATCAAGCGCGGTCAACGGTTCATCCAGAATCCACAGCGGAACATCGGTGAGCCACAAACGCGCCAGCGCGACGCGACGCTGTTGTCCCGCAGAAAGACGCGCCACTGGCACGTCTTCATAGCCGGCCAGCCCGACGGCGGCCAGCGCCTGCCACAGTGCATCCTGCTGCTGTTGCGGATAGAAAAAGCGCAGGTTCTCTTCACCGGTCAGGACGCTCTTGATGCCCGGCTGATGGCCTAGCCACAGAAGCTGCTGATTAAACTGCTCGCGCATACGGTTGATGCGTTGCCCTTGCCAGCAGATTTCTCCCGATTCAGGCGTCGCCAGACCGCTTAAAATGCGCAACAGCGACGTTTTTCCCACCCCGTTGGCGCCAGCAATCTGCACCATTTCTCCCGCGCTGGCTGTAAACGACAAAGCGCTGAACAGCACATGCTCATCGCGTATGCAAACCACATCGCGCGCTTCTAACATCGGGGTGTACTCCTACTTTCTTAGTGGCTATAGAATAACATGGTGCCCGTACTCCCCCTCTCGGGGCCGTAACCATAAAGAGTTAATCTCTTTTATTGAGATCAATAAAATCAGCGATTCTGGTTATCCCCCGCCATCATGGCGGTGCAAAAGCCACGCTTGCCCACTCTCATTCAAGGGGTATCACGCGTTATTTCTGGCTATTCTTCAGCAGCGTTGCCGTGTTGATCGCCTCGATCAACTGGACGCGGTTAACCCGCGGGCTATACGTATCCAGCAAGCGCTGCCAAATCGTAATCGCGCGCGCATAGTCCGCTTTCAGGAACGCATCAGATGCCAACAGCATCAGCGCCGTCACTTCATTGGCATCCAGCGCCAACGCTTTATCGACCATCTCTTGCATCGGGGGCGTGACGGCCTGACCCGCCTGGTAATACAGCACCGTCGCCAGCGCCGAATACAGCTCAGCGCTGTCGCCCTTTAGCGCAATCGCCTGCCGATAAGCGCGCAGCGCGTTGTCGTAGGCGTTACGGTAAAGATAATATTCACCCAGCTCAGCCCAGAGGACGCTGTTACCCGGCGTTTTACGAATGTTGTCCTGCAAGGTAGCAAGCTGTTTTTCCTGCTGTTGCGCGTCGCTAAAATCGTGTAGCGGATCGGCAAGCCGCTGGCGTTCCGCCTGAACCAGCGCAGCACGCGGACTCAGCATGTAGAACGTCGCACTGCTCAATAGGATAGCGATGACCGCGACTACAACCGCGATGGCGGGCATCGGGCGCTGCGCAGAAGAAGGGGATGAGGCTAACGGCAGATCGTGGGACAGTTCTCGGCCCAGCATTTTTGCCTCATGCTCGGACAGATGCTTTCCTGCCTGTTCACACTGGAAATGCCAGATGCGCTCCGCCAAACGCGGTAGCTTGCCATCCCCCTCCAACTGACGCAGGGGCAATAGCGGCCATAACAGCCCGGCAGCCAGAACGACAACCGCGACCGCGACGAACACCATGCTTAATAAGTTCAGGTCCAACAGGTTCACGCTTAACAGGCTCATGGGCGCGCTCCCCGGTTCTGCCGCCGCATCACTCGCCACGCGATAACCGCAATCGCTAACAGCAAAAGCAGCGGCGTGAGCCAGAGGATGCCGGTTTGCATTTTCATCGGCGGGTTGTACTGAACAAAGTCACCATAGCGCTGGTTCATAAACGCCATAATTTCTGACTTGTCCTTGCCCTGTTCCACCATGGAAAAGACCTCATGGCGCATGCTGACCGCCACGGGCGAATTCGATTCCAGCAGGCTCTGGTTCTGACATTGCGGGCAGCGCAGTTCGCCAGCAATCGCCATCGCGACCTGACGCTGTGCCTGACTGGAAAATGCCCAGGTATCGACCACCTGAGCCTGCACAGAAAAAGCCAGCAGCATGAAAAGGAGCGCAATGTGTTTAGTCATAGGCCCTTCTCCCTCGGAACCACCCCAGCAGTGCACCCGCGACCATCAGCAGGCCGCCGCCCCACACCCAGCGGACGCCGGTTTGCACATAGAAACGCATCGCATAGCGGTTCTCGCCGGTTTTCTCTCCCATCACGGCATACCATTCTCTGATCGGCCCCCAGGCAATGCCCGGCTCAACCATCTGTTGTTTACGTGCGTTGTAGTAACGGCGTTCCGGCATCACCTGAGCGATCGGCGAGTCGCCACGATAAATCGCAATCACAGCCTGCTCTGCGGTGTAGTTCTGCGCCGCCACTAACTCCAGCTGTAAAAATCGGAAATGGTAGTCGCCCAGCGTGACCTGTTCTCCTTGACCCACATTGGCGCTGATTTCCTGCTTGCTGCCCGCAGAGAACGCAATCCCCAAGGCAAATAGCGCCACGCCCGTATGCGCCAACAGTGCAGGAAGCTGCTGACGTATCGCCGACAGCGGCTGTAACCACTGCGCGGCCATAGCCCAGCCGATCAGACCCGCAGCCAGTGCGACAGCGTACCCATACGGCCATAAGATCAGCGCAGTGACGACGCCGACCACCAGCGTCATGCCTACACGCCGGACAGGCCAGCGCGTGCTACGTTTCCAGTAGCCTCCCGCGGCGACCCCGATTAGCAGCAGCATCAGGCCACCGAAGGGCAAGAGCACGCGGTTAAAATAGGGCGCGCCCACGGAGATTTTCCCCCAGCCCGCCAGCCCGTAGATCATTGGGTAAAGCGTGCCAAGCAGTACCACCAGCGCGACAGCGCTGAATAACAGCAGCACCAGCAGTATCGCCATTTCCCGCGACCAGCCGGAGAAGCGGGCAGCAGAGCGGACAAGCTGGGCACGCCAGCCATAAATCGCCAGCGCTGCCATGCTCAAGCAGGCAAACAGGATAAATAGAGGTACCGCGCGATCGTGTTCGAGCGCGAAGGCATGGACAGACACCAATATCCCGGAACGCACAATCAGCGTGCCCAGCAGACATAAAATGAACGTCAGCAGCGCCAATATCAGCGACCAATGGCGGAAGATGCCGCGCATGCGAGTGACAGACAGACTGTGCAGT
It encodes:
- the ccmE gene encoding cytochrome c maturation protein CcmE; protein product: MSAPRKTRLYAILAVVCGAVLTIALTLYALSSNIDLFYTPSEILYGKNETQEKPAIGQRLRVGGMVMPGSVRRDSQSLEVRFTVYDAQGSVDVTYNGMLPDLFREGQGVVAQGILDTDDHIMAKEVLARHDENYTPPEIKAAMEGQNGHAPAAATEGKRL
- the ccmD gene encoding heme exporter protein CcmD, which gives rise to MNIAFTSWQDFFAMGGYAFYVWLAVVLTLLPLSALVSHTLLNRRALLSDIRRQQAREQRKNTARQSETREVTQ
- a CDS encoding heme ABC transporter permease, with amino-acid sequence MLKKNYQLTQPDRLYGLCGRLIPWFALLSAALLIGGCLLGFGFAPADYQQGQGYRIMYVHVPAAVWSMGVYAVMAICALVGIIRQSKTAELAVAAMAPVGAVFTFIALTTGATWGKPMWGTWWVWDARLTSELVLLFLYVGIIALYNAFDDRSLAGRAAAILVLVGVVNLPIIHFSVEWWNTLHQGSTKMQKTIDPAMRLPLRIMMLGFMSLFVTLSLMRLRNLILVQQRRAPWVAALLNKGGIAR
- the ccmB gene encoding heme exporter protein CcmB, whose translation is MRRLIARELRVALRNNAEILNPLWFFLIVIILFPLAIGPEPQLLMRVAPGVVWVAALLASLLGMDRLFRDDYQDGSLEQLTLLPLPLPLVVLAKVVVHWMVSGLPLLLLSPLAALLFGLDSHGWQVMALTLLLCTPTLSFLGAIGAGLTVGLRRSGVLLSLLVLPLTIPLLIFATAAVEAAMMQLPVGGYLAILGAFLAGSATLSPFATAAALRVSIQ
- the ccmA gene encoding cytochrome c biogenesis heme-transporting ATPase CcmA, which gives rise to MLEARDVVCIRDEHVLFSALSFTASAGEMVQIAGANGVGKTSLLRILSGLATPESGEICWQGQRINRMREQFNQQLLWLGHQPGIKSVLTGEENLRFFYPQQQQDALWQALAAVGLAGYEDVPVARLSAGQQRRVALARLWLTDVPLWILDEPLTALDVAGVEMLTQRMEHHITCGGIIILTTHQPLRPFAQDIRCIQLTPSEGTPSCGV
- the nrfG gene encoding heme lyase NrfEFG subunit NrfG, producing the protein MSLLSVNLLDLNLLSMVFVAVAVVVLAAGLLWPLLPLRQLEGDGKLPRLAERIWHFQCEQAGKHLSEHEAKMLGRELSHDLPLASSPSSAQRPMPAIAVVVAVIAILLSSATFYMLSPRAALVQAERQRLADPLHDFSDAQQQEKQLATLQDNIRKTPGNSVLWAELGEYYLYRNAYDNALRAYRQAIALKGDSAELYSALATVLYYQAGQAVTPPMQEMVDKALALDANEVTALMLLASDAFLKADYARAITIWQRLLDTYSPRVNRVQLIEAINTATLLKNSQK
- the nrfF gene encoding heme lyase NrfEFG subunit NrfF is translated as MTKHIALLFMLLAFSVQAQVVDTWAFSSQAQRQVAMAIAGELRCPQCQNQSLLESNSPVAVSMRHEVFSMVEQGKDKSEIMAFMNQRYGDFVQYNPPMKMQTGILWLTPLLLLLAIAVIAWRVMRRQNRGARP
- a CDS encoding heme lyase CcmF/NrfE family subunit — encoded protein: MLLLPEFGYVALSLAVCVGVATALLTFSGYSLRWSGTYRLARCWTLVLFGLVLFAFIALTLSVVQDDFSVNYVAQHSHRDLPLGLKIAAVWGGHEGSLLLWLLCLTGWSAAFACRYRKETSDLFPLTLAMLAAIATALLVFIVFFSDPFVRLFPPAVAGRDLNPMLQHIGLILHPPLLYLGYGGLTVSAALALAALIHGEFTAPAAWICWRWTLPAWSLLTLGIILGSWWAYNELGWGGWWFWDPVENASLLPWLTASALLHSLSVTRMRGIFRHWSLILALLTFILCLLGTLIVRSGILVSVHAFALEHDRAVPLFILFACLSMAALAIYGWRAQLVRSAARFSGWSREMAILLVLLLFSAVALVVLLGTLYPMIYGLAGWGKISVGAPYFNRVLLPFGGLMLLLIGVAAGGYWKRSTRWPVRRVGMTLVVGVVTALILWPYGYAVALAAGLIGWAMAAQWLQPLSAIRQQLPALLAHTGVALFALGIAFSAGSKQEISANVGQGEQVTLGDYHFRFLQLELVAAQNYTAEQAVIAIYRGDSPIAQVMPERRYYNARKQQMVEPGIAWGPIREWYAVMGEKTGENRYAMRFYVQTGVRWVWGGGLLMVAGALLGWFRGRRAYD